DNA sequence from the Halobacterium sp. DL1 genome:
TACCCCATCGCCATCAAGGCCGACGGCGGTGGCGGCGGGCGTGGCCTGAAGGTCGTCCATTCGGAGGACGAAGTCGACGACCAGCTCGAGGACGCCAAACGCGAGGGCGAGGCGTACTTCGACAACGCCAGCGTCTACGTCGAGCGCTTCCTGGAGAACCCCCGCCACATCGAGGTCCAGATTCTGGGCGACGAACACGGCAACGTCCGCCACCTCGGCGAGCGGGACTGCTCGACGCAGCGCCGCCAGCAGAAACTCATCGAGGAGACGCCGAGCCCCGTACTCGACGAGGAGACCCGGGAGGAAGTGTGGGAGGCCGCGCGCCGCGGCGCGGACGAGGCCGGCTACGTCAACGCCGGGACATTCGAGTTCCTCTACGAGGACGGCGAGTTCTTCTTCCTCGAGGTGAACGCCCGCATCCAGGTCGAGCACGCGATCACCGAGGTCGTGACGGGCATCGACATCGTGAAGTGGCAGCTCCGCATCGCGGACGGCCAAGAGCTGTCCTTCCCGCAGTCCGCGGTCGAACCGCGCGGGTCGGCCATCGAGTTCCGCATCAACGCCGAGGACCCGACCAACGACTTCTCGCCGATGCCGGGCGAGGTGACGACGTACCGGCCGCCGACCGGCATCGGGACGCGCGTCGACGACGCCATCGACCAGGGGGACCGCATCGCGCCGTTCTACGACTCGATGTTCGCG
Encoded proteins:
- a CDS encoding carbamoyl phosphate synthase — translated: MLDRVLIANRGEIAIRIIQACRELGIDAVAVYSDTDETAKHVRLADDAYHIGKSVARKSYLDQEAIIEAAREADADAIHPGYGFLAENTEFAANVEDSDFEWIGPPSDVMADFGEKTKARKIMDRADVPIVPGTTDPVESADEVREFGEEHGYPIAIKADGGGGGRGLKVVHSEDEVDDQLEDAKREGEAYFDNASVYVERFLENPRHIEVQILGDEHGNVRHLGERDCSTQRRQQKLIEETPSPVLDEETREEVWEAARRGADEAGYVNAGTFEFLYEDGEFFFLEVNARIQVEHAITEVVTGIDIVKWQLRIADGQELSFPQSAVEPRGSAIEFRINAEDPTNDFSPMPGEVTTYRPPTGIGTRVDDAIDQGDRIAPFYDSMFAKFIVSGEDREEAVQRGLRVLEGTTIEGVPTTIPFHQQVLTDDRFLNAEHTTKFVDEHLDIAGSE